The following proteins are encoded in a genomic region of Arcobacter suis CECT 7833:
- a CDS encoding NUDIX domain-containing protein, whose protein sequence is MIKTPFLAVDGIIKLYDEKENFQGIVLIERLNRPLGVAIPGGFVDIGETVENAVIREMKEETSLDVSIESLLGVYSDPKRDERFHTASVVYVCKAYGKPIAQDDAKEVYVYKLDELPLEKLVFDHKQIILDFIEKDNLSIRTI, encoded by the coding sequence ATGATAAAAACACCATTTTTAGCAGTTGATGGAATAATAAAACTATATGATGAAAAAGAAAATTTTCAAGGAATAGTTTTAATTGAACGATTAAACAGACCTCTTGGAGTAGCAATTCCTGGCGGATTTGTAGATATTGGTGAAACTGTTGAAAATGCAGTTATTCGTGAGATGAAAGAAGAGACTTCATTAGATGTTTCAATTGAGTCACTTCTTGGAGTTTATTCAGACCCAAAAAGAGATGAGAGATTTCACACAGCTTCTGTGGTTTATGTTTGCAAAGCTTATGGAAAACCTATTGCTCAAGATGATGCAAAAGAGGTTTATGTTTATAAACTGGATGAACTTCCACTTGAAAAGTTGGTTTTTGACCATAAACAAATTATTTTGGATTTTATAGAAAAAGATAATTTATCAATAAGAACTATTTAA
- a CDS encoding TonB-dependent siderophore receptor translates to MIGKRINIRHLSLATILVLSTKLFAQDEVISLDTISVIENNSNVTQGTDSYTTDYMNTSTKLDLSIKDTPQTITVITSKEIEDKNITSYKDVLSNIAGVTLNNRGTNVVSAARGFDITYYKVDGSPSYSTTSQNDFDMAIYDRVEVVKGANGLMTGQGDPSLSMNFIRKHANSKKFEGSLTLDAGSWDSYSQTIDMSTPLTQDKKVRGRVVLKNENSKDFYDNFDKDNTLFYGIIDADLSDETSVSIGTFYDNMYRGGAWFWALPAFYSDGTRTDFPRSTSLTKDWAYWDMETKEVFGNIKHYIYDDITFNLSSSFRRIYERTHTLRFTGSLNKVNGSGMNVSQYADHVTYDEMNLDSYFDVPFNVLNLSQEIIAGGTYNKSKDSDEYRQAFESVSNLFDYDGKALLTNTAYTTGFPEETEQIGIYLVGRFSLTQRLNLITGARLSTWKYHSDDKTVEDREFKNELTPYAGLVYELDDNHSLFVSYTDIFKTQRVKDINEKYLDPIVGKNYETGIKGEYFDGKLNTSFSLFKIIQDNVPQVIDGVTLSDGSYAYEAKKGVESKGYEVSLAGELTDKLDTTFSLAKFEAKDAKNEKVNTKQSRATANLFTNYKLNKDLDVGAGLKYYSKYYTGTGNSYIEQKDYLLANTMMKYKLDKNTSVQLNVNNLFDKKYYEGIGNYWMVYGEPRNFNVSVKYNF, encoded by the coding sequence GTGATAGGAAAAAGAATTAATATTAGACATTTAAGTCTAGCTACAATTTTAGTTTTAAGCACAAAACTATTTGCACAAGATGAAGTTATTTCATTAGATACTATTTCTGTAATAGAAAATAATTCAAATGTAACGCAGGGAACGGATTCTTATACTACTGATTATATGAATACTTCTACAAAATTAGACCTATCTATAAAAGATACACCACAGACAATTACTGTAATTACTTCAAAAGAGATTGAAGACAAAAATATCACTAGTTATAAAGATGTGTTAAGTAATATAGCAGGTGTTACGTTAAATAATAGAGGAACAAATGTAGTTTCAGCTGCAAGAGGTTTTGACATTACTTATTACAAAGTTGATGGTTCACCCTCATATTCAACTACAAGTCAAAACGATTTTGATATGGCAATATATGATAGAGTTGAAGTTGTAAAAGGAGCAAATGGTCTAATGACAGGACAAGGAGACCCTTCATTGAGTATGAATTTTATTAGAAAACATGCTAATAGCAAAAAATTTGAAGGAAGTTTAACTTTAGATGCTGGTTCATGGGATTCATATTCTCAAACGATTGATATGTCAACACCTTTAACGCAAGATAAAAAAGTAAGAGGTCGAGTTGTATTAAAAAATGAAAATTCAAAAGACTTTTATGACAATTTTGATAAAGACAATACTCTTTTTTATGGAATTATTGATGCTGATTTAAGTGATGAAACTTCTGTTTCTATAGGTACTTTTTATGATAATATGTATAGAGGTGGTGCTTGGTTTTGGGCATTGCCTGCTTTTTATTCAGATGGAACAAGAACAGATTTTCCAAGGTCAACTTCACTTACAAAAGATTGGGCTTATTGGGATATGGAAACAAAAGAAGTTTTTGGAAATATAAAACACTATATTTATGATGACATAACTTTTAATCTTTCAAGCTCTTTTAGAAGAATTTATGAAAGAACTCACACTTTAAGATTTACAGGTTCATTAAACAAAGTTAATGGTAGTGGAATGAATGTGAGTCAATATGCAGATCATGTTACATATGATGAGATGAATTTAGATTCTTATTTTGATGTTCCTTTTAATGTTTTAAATCTTTCTCAAGAGATTATTGCAGGAGGTACATATAATAAATCAAAAGATTCAGATGAATATAGACAAGCCTTTGAGTCAGTATCGAACCTTTTTGATTACGATGGAAAAGCACTTCTTACAAATACAGCTTATACAACTGGTTTTCCAGAAGAAACTGAACAAATAGGAATCTATTTAGTTGGTAGATTTTCTTTAACTCAAAGACTTAATCTAATCACAGGAGCAAGGCTATCAACTTGGAAATATCATAGTGATGATAAAACTGTTGAAGATAGAGAGTTCAAAAATGAGTTAACTCCTTATGCTGGTTTAGTTTATGAATTAGATGATAATCACTCTTTATTTGTAAGTTATACAGATATTTTTAAAACACAAAGAGTAAAAGATATAAATGAAAAATATCTAGATCCAATTGTAGGTAAAAATTATGAAACAGGTATAAAAGGTGAATATTTTGATGGAAAATTAAACACATCTTTCTCATTATTTAAAATAATACAAGACAATGTTCCTCAAGTAATTGACGGAGTAACACTATCTGATGGAAGTTATGCATATGAAGCAAAAAAAGGTGTTGAAAGTAAGGGTTATGAAGTCTCTTTAGCTGGAGAACTTACTGATAAATTAGATACAACTTTTTCTTTAGCAAAATTTGAAGCAAAAGATGCAAAAAATGAAAAAGTAAATACAAAACAATCCAGAGCTACTGCAAATTTATTTACAAATTATAAGTTAAATAAAGATTTAGATGTAGGAGCTGGATTAAAATATTACAGTAAATATTATACAGGAACAGGAAATTCATATATTGAACAAAAAGATTATTTATTAGCAAATACAATGATGAAATATAAATTAGATAAAAATACCTCTGTTCAATTAAATGTAAATAATTTATTTGATAAAAAATATTATGAAGGAATTGGTAATTATTGGATGGTTTATGGTGAACCAAGAAATTTTAATGTTTCAGTCAAATATAATTTTTAA
- the rhuM gene encoding RhuM family protein, with protein sequence MDNISNIVLYNDGELELKVSVNEETIWLTQKQLSELFSVEIHTINYHIKNIYKQKELNKNSTIRIFRIVQKEGNREIQRNIEHYNLDMIISIGYRVNSITATKFRQWATSILKNYIKNGYVINADKITNERFVNLENDVNILKSQMNDVKSLIKNNTIETTQGIFYDGQIYDSYSFISDLLRSAKSEIILIDNYIDDTVLTLFSKTSNIKVTIYTNIISKQLKLDFEKYSKQYNNITLRTFKNSHDRFLIIDNQEIYHIGASLKDLGKKWFAFSKINLEISELLEKLKE encoded by the coding sequence ATGGATAATATTTCAAATATTGTACTTTACAATGATGGAGAATTAGAACTAAAAGTTTCTGTAAATGAAGAAACAATTTGGCTTACACAAAAGCAACTGTCGGAGCTTTTTAGTGTTGAAATACATACTATTAATTATCATATTAAAAATATTTATAAACAAAAAGAACTAAATAAAAATTCAACTATTCGAATTTTTCGAATAGTTCAAAAAGAAGGAAATAGAGAGATTCAAAGAAATATTGAACACTATAATCTTGATATGATTATATCAATAGGATATAGAGTAAACTCAATTACAGCTACAAAATTCCGTCAATGGGCAACATCTATTTTAAAAAATTACATTAAAAATGGCTATGTAATAAATGCAGATAAAATTACTAATGAAAGATTTGTAAATTTAGAAAATGATGTAAATATTTTAAAATCTCAAATGAATGATGTCAAGTCACTTATAAAAAACAATACTATAGAAACAACTCAAGGCATTTTCTATGATGGACAAATTTATGACTCTTATAGTTTTATTTCTGATTTATTAAGAAGTGCAAAAAGTGAAATTATTCTAATAGATAACTATATAGATGATACAGTTTTAACTCTATTTTCAAAAACATCAAATATAAAAGTAACTATTTATACAAATATTATTTCTAAACAACTCAAACTTGATTTTGAAAAATACTCAAAGCAATACAATAATATCACGCTAAGAACTTTCAAAAATTCTCACGATAGATTTCTGATTATTGATAATCAAGAAATTTATCATATTGGTGCTAGTTTGAAGGATTTGGGTAAAAAATGGTTTGCTTTTTCTAAGATAAATTTGGAAATATCAGAACTATTAGAAAAATTAAAAGAATAA
- a CDS encoding DUF4365 domain-containing protein: MTNRKIRAFQHIMESESFDIIKEILPKEWLIREYRPDYGIDLSIEIFKYIDAEKRKAETLGEHLFIQVKSVEKLKVQKIKVKSRDNVAKYKLKEKEEFIEIDVIKHQLETSELKTIQSMGSGVPVLLFYVTLDTKQIFFICLNDLIDKCIIPKDSDYLRKDSKILYIPYKNEIVSSYEGLIPIRFFAKRQKLYSAFNLFNYQNEEIGYNYALKNEEFINMIKHFINLLELLDIWKDIEMWQILNIIFGELMQLKKYIYSNNIDIYKLKLSIEEMWRRLNILGRNYEELCREWFLPTYMSTYLSYNK, encoded by the coding sequence ATGACAAATAGGAAAATCAGAGCTTTTCAGCATATTATGGAAAGTGAATCTTTTGATATTATAAAAGAAATATTGCCAAAAGAATGGCTAATAAGAGAATATCGTCCTGATTACGGTATCGATTTATCAATTGAAATTTTTAAATATATTGATGCTGAAAAAAGAAAAGCTGAAACTTTGGGAGAACACTTATTTATTCAAGTTAAATCTGTAGAAAAATTAAAAGTCCAAAAAATCAAAGTAAAGTCTCGTGATAATGTAGCAAAATATAAATTAAAGGAGAAGGAAGAATTTATAGAAATTGATGTTATCAAACATCAATTAGAAACTAGTGAATTAAAAACTATACAATCAATGGGTTCAGGGGTACCTGTTTTGCTATTTTATGTTACCCTTGACACAAAACAAATATTTTTTATTTGTTTAAACGATTTGATTGATAAATGTATTATTCCAAAAGATTCTGATTATTTAAGAAAAGATTCTAAAATATTATACATACCATATAAAAATGAGATTGTTTCATCTTATGAAGGATTAATTCCTATAAGATTTTTTGCAAAACGACAAAAATTATATTCAGCTTTTAATTTATTCAATTATCAGAATGAAGAGATTGGATATAACTATGCACTAAAGAATGAAGAATTTATAAATATGATTAAACATTTTATAAATTTATTAGAATTACTCGATATTTGGAAGGATATTGAAATGTGGCAAATCTTAAATATAATTTTTGGTGAATTAATGCAATTAAAAAAATATATTTATAGTAATAATATTGATATATATAAACTTAAACTTTCTATAGAAGAAATGTGGCGAAGATTAAATATTTTAGGACGTAATTATGAAGAATTATGTCGAGAATGGTTTTTACCTACTTATATGTCAACTTATCTTTCTTATAATAAATAA
- the urtA gene encoding urea ABC transporter substrate-binding protein, whose protein sequence is MKRLFAKAIVTSALLGGMLVHAADTIKVGVLHSLSGTMAISETTLKDTVLMLIDEQNKKGGILGKKLEPVVVDPASNWPLFAEKMRGLLTQDKVDVTFGCWTSVSRKSVLPVVEELNGLLFYPVQYEGEESSKNVFYTGAAPNQQAIPAVDYLIKEMGVKRFVLAGTDYVYPRTTNKILEAYLISKGIKKEDIMINYTPFGHSDWQSIVSDIKKFGSTGTKTAVVSTINGDANIPFYKELGNQGVKAEEIPVIAFSVGEEELSGIDTKPLVGHLAAWNYFESADTKINKDFISTWHKFIKDDKRVTNDPMEATYIGFNLWVKAVEKAGTTDVAKVSDAIIGLSVPNLTGGTAKMLPNHHITKPVLIGEIQEDGQFETVSSTKEIEGDAWSDFLPGSKDLIADWTKPVNCGSYNTVTKKCVGTK, encoded by the coding sequence ATGAAAAGATTATTTGCAAAAGCAATCGTTACTTCTGCGTTACTTGGTGGAATGTTAGTTCATGCTGCTGATACTATCAAAGTTGGGGTTTTACACTCTTTATCTGGAACTATGGCTATTTCTGAGACTACATTAAAAGATACGGTTTTAATGTTGATTGATGAGCAAAATAAAAAAGGTGGAATTTTAGGTAAAAAACTTGAACCAGTAGTTGTTGACCCAGCTTCAAACTGGCCTTTATTTGCTGAAAAAATGAGAGGATTATTAACTCAAGATAAAGTTGATGTTACATTTGGTTGTTGGACATCAGTTTCTAGAAAATCAGTTCTTCCAGTTGTTGAAGAGTTAAATGGTTTATTATTTTACCCTGTTCAATACGAGGGTGAAGAGTCAAGCAAAAATGTATTCTATACAGGTGCTGCGCCAAACCAACAAGCAATTCCAGCTGTTGATTATTTAATCAAAGAGATGGGTGTAAAAAGATTTGTTTTAGCTGGAACGGACTATGTTTATCCAAGAACTACAAACAAAATCTTAGAGGCTTATTTAATCTCTAAAGGTATTAAAAAAGAAGATATTATGATTAATTATACGCCATTTGGTCACTCTGATTGGCAATCAATTGTATCTGATATTAAAAAATTTGGTTCAACTGGAACAAAAACAGCAGTTGTTTCAACTATCAATGGAGATGCAAATATTCCATTTTATAAAGAGTTAGGAAACCAAGGTGTAAAAGCTGAAGAGATTCCAGTTATTGCATTCTCTGTTGGTGAAGAAGAACTTTCAGGAATTGATACAAAACCTTTAGTTGGACATTTAGCTGCATGGAATTATTTTGAAAGTGCTGATACAAAAATCAATAAAGATTTCATTTCAACATGGCACAAATTTATCAAAGATGACAAAAGAGTTACAAACGACCCAATGGAAGCTACATATATCGGGTTTAATCTATGGGTAAAAGCTGTCGAAAAAGCTGGAACTACTGATGTTGCAAAAGTTAGTGATGCAATTATTGGATTAAGTGTTCCAAACTTAACAGGTGGAACTGCAAAAATGCTACCAAATCACCATATTACAAAACCTGTATTAATCGGTGAAATTCAAGAAGATGGTCAATTTGAAACTGTTTCTTCAACAAAAGAAATTGAAGGTGATGCTTGGTCTGATTTCTTACCAGGATCAAAAGATTTAATCGCTGATTGGACAAAACCAGTTAATTGTGGAAGTTACAACACAGTTACTAAAAAATGTGTAGGTACTAAATAA
- the urtB gene encoding urea ABC transporter permease subunit UrtB, which translates to MNILKIILLNLLIFSFSYSSTFEELSSKLSDNSFKVKEDVLNELIINYKDEQRLEILLQNMLLGNLYFQNQSNEILFLEKDSFKSIFTNNVISNANQDDFSKVKINNKLRSVIKASLAKINLFAKDENKRLNAAKNILENLEEQDKEIILEALKSEKKSSIKDILLESLANITAKFSRGEEQLKAISELGGFLSAKSLETLTGLKESNDEKIKEAVKNALNEIEFSKSIYSFIETAFFGLSQGSVLLLAAIGLAITFGVMKVINMAHGELIMIGAYTTYTIQQLMPNMIEYSVIIAIPAAFIISGLVGIAIERLVIRHLYGRPLETLLATFGISLILQQVVRTIFSPLNQEVKTPSWMSGALEINGALSLTYNRLYVVIFAFIVFFAILYVMKKTSLGLKVRAVSQNRPIARAMGIQSSKIDAITFGIGSGIAGVAGVALSQLTNVGPNLGQAYIVDSFMVVVFGGVGNLWGTLIASFTLGEINKFIEPLAGAILAKVIILVFIILFIQKRPRGLFPQKGRDAQD; encoded by the coding sequence ATGAATATTTTAAAAATAATACTCCTTAATTTATTGATTTTCTCATTTTCATACTCTTCTACTTTTGAGGAGTTATCTAGCAAATTATCAGATAATAGTTTCAAAGTAAAAGAAGATGTTTTAAATGAGTTAATAATAAATTATAAAGATGAACAAAGATTAGAAATTTTATTACAAAATATGCTTTTAGGAAATTTATATTTTCAAAATCAAAGCAATGAAATCCTATTTTTAGAGAAAGATAGTTTTAAATCTATATTTACTAATAATGTTATTTCAAATGCTAATCAAGATGATTTTTCAAAAGTAAAAATAAATAATAAATTAAGAAGTGTTATAAAAGCCTCATTGGCAAAAATAAATCTTTTTGCAAAAGATGAAAACAAAAGATTAAATGCAGCAAAAAATATCTTGGAAAACTTAGAAGAGCAAGATAAAGAGATTATTTTAGAGGCTTTAAAAAGTGAAAAAAAATCTTCAATAAAAGATATTTTACTTGAGAGCCTTGCAAACATAACTGCAAAGTTTTCAAGAGGTGAAGAACAACTAAAAGCTATAAGTGAACTTGGTGGATTTTTATCTGCAAAATCACTTGAAACTTTGACTGGTTTAAAAGAGTCAAATGATGAAAAAATAAAAGAGGCAGTTAAAAATGCTTTAAATGAAATAGAATTTAGTAAATCTATTTATTCATTTATTGAAACTGCATTTTTTGGGCTTTCTCAAGGTTCAGTTTTACTTTTAGCTGCTATTGGTTTAGCGATTACTTTTGGGGTTATGAAAGTAATAAATATGGCTCACGGGGAGTTAATAATGATTGGAGCGTATACAACTTATACAATCCAACAATTAATGCCAAATATGATTGAGTATTCTGTAATCATCGCAATTCCTGCTGCATTTATAATAAGTGGATTAGTGGGAATTGCTATTGAAAGATTGGTTATTAGACATCTTTATGGAAGACCACTTGAGACATTATTGGCAACTTTTGGGATAAGTTTGATTTTACAACAAGTGGTGAGAACAATATTTTCTCCTCTAAATCAAGAGGTAAAAACACCATCTTGGATGAGTGGAGCTTTGGAAATAAATGGGGCTTTATCTTTGACTTACAATAGATTGTATGTTGTGATTTTCGCTTTTATTGTATTTTTTGCGATTCTTTATGTGATGAAAAAAACATCATTAGGACTAAAAGTTCGAGCTGTTTCTCAAAATAGACCAATAGCAAGAGCTATGGGAATCCAATCAAGTAAAATAGATGCAATCACTTTTGGGATTGGTTCAGGAATCGCTGGCGTTGCTGGCGTTGCTTTATCACAGCTTACAAATGTAGGACCAAATCTTGGACAAGCTTATATTGTTGATTCATTTATGGTTGTTGTATTTGGTGGAGTGGGAAATTTATGGGGAACGCTAATCGCTTCATTTACACTAGGAGAGATAAATAAATTTATTGAGCCACTTGCAGGTGCGATTTTGGCAAAAGTTATCATACTTGTGTTTATTATCTTATTTATACAAAAAAGACCTAGAGGATTATTTCCTCAAAAAGGTCGAGATGCACAGGATTAA
- the urtC gene encoding urea ABC transporter permease subunit UrtC yields MENKSIILRILENDKGGKVVLSSLAVVVFVVAFCNLFIPESSVFHISTFTVTILGKYLAFALLALALDLVWGYLGILSLGHGAFFALGGYAFAMYLMRQIGDRGVYGNAELPDFMVFMNLKELPWFWMGFDNPIFAILMVMIVPAILAFVFGWFAFRSRVTGVYLSIITQALTYALMLAFFRNDMGFGGNNGLTDFKDIFGFDLSADSTRVALLIITFFALVLGYLICRFIINSRLGRVVISIRDAESRVRFLGYKVEQYKLFIFVVSAVLAGIAGALYVPQVAIINPNVFSPLFSIELVIWVAIGGRGTLYGAIIGAIVVSLASTYFTSALPEVWLYALGGLFVVVTLYLPKGIVGLIAMINEKRKAS; encoded by the coding sequence ATGGAAAATAAATCAATAATTTTAAGAATTTTAGAAAATGACAAGGGTGGAAAAGTAGTTTTATCATCTTTGGCTGTTGTTGTGTTTGTGGTTGCATTTTGTAATTTGTTTATTCCTGAAAGCTCAGTTTTTCATATCTCAACTTTTACAGTTACGATTTTGGGAAAATATTTAGCTTTTGCACTTTTGGCATTGGCTTTGGACTTAGTTTGGGGATATTTAGGGATTTTAAGTCTAGGTCATGGGGCTTTTTTTGCACTTGGTGGATATGCCTTTGCCATGTATTTAATGCGTCAAATTGGAGATAGGGGAGTTTATGGAAATGCTGAACTTCCAGACTTTATGGTATTTATGAACTTAAAAGAACTTCCTTGGTTTTGGATGGGTTTTGATAATCCAATATTTGCAATTTTAATGGTGATGATAGTTCCAGCAATTTTGGCTTTTGTATTTGGTTGGTTTGCATTTAGAAGTAGGGTAACAGGAGTTTATTTATCAATCATAACTCAAGCTTTAACTTATGCTTTGATGTTGGCATTTTTTAGAAATGATATGGGTTTTGGTGGAAACAATGGTTTGACAGATTTCAAAGATATTTTTGGCTTTGATTTATCAGCGGATAGTACAAGGGTTGCTTTATTGATAATCACTTTTTTTGCTTTGGTTTTAGGATATTTGATTTGCAGATTTATCATAAATTCAAGACTAGGTCGAGTTGTAATCTCAATAAGAGATGCTGAAAGTAGAGTGAGATTTTTGGGTTATAAAGTTGAGCAATATAAACTTTTTATATTTGTCGTTTCAGCCGTGCTTGCAGGAATTGCAGGAGCTTTATATGTGCCTCAAGTTGCAATCATAAATCCAAATGTATTTTCTCCACTTTTTTCTATTGAGTTAGTAATTTGGGTTGCTATTGGTGGACGAGGAACTTTGTATGGAGCGATTATTGGCGCTATTGTGGTAAGTCTTGCAAGTACTTATTTCACGTCTGCACTTCCAGAAGTTTGGTTATATGCTCTTGGTGGATTATTTGTGGTAGTTACTTTATATCTTCCTAAGGGAATAGTTGGGTTAATAGCCATGATAAATGAAAAAAGAAAGGCTTCATAA
- the urtD gene encoding urea ABC transporter ATP-binding protein UrtD, translating into MVSLRNRNEDNIGDLKIGSRILLVDGVSVSFDGFKALNNLSFSINYGELRCIIGANGAGKSTMMDVVTGKTRPDSGSVIFGEAVDLLSLDEPTIAQIGIGRKFQKPTVFQNHTVFENLELAMKDDKRFFKTLFSKLSSEQKDKIEETMKLIGLKELYNLEAGILSHGQKQWLEIGMLIMQEPKLLLVDEPVAGMTPQEVEKTAEILTSLAVNNAVVVVEHDMEFIRSIAKKVTVLHEGSVLAEGSMDSIQNNEKVRKVYLGE; encoded by the coding sequence ATGGTATCTTTAAGAAATAGAAATGAAGATAATATCGGAGATTTAAAAATAGGAAGTAGAATTCTTCTTGTGGATGGTGTAAGTGTTAGTTTTGATGGATTTAAGGCTTTAAATAATCTTAGTTTTTCTATAAATTATGGGGAACTAAGATGTATCATCGGAGCAAATGGAGCTGGAAAATCAACAATGATGGATGTTGTAACAGGTAAAACAAGACCAGATTCAGGAAGTGTGATTTTTGGAGAAGCTGTTGATTTATTGAGTTTAGATGAGCCAACAATCGCCCAAATAGGAATTGGAAGAAAGTTTCAAAAGCCAACAGTTTTTCAAAATCACACAGTTTTTGAAAACCTAGAACTTGCTATGAAAGATGATAAAAGATTTTTTAAAACACTTTTTTCAAAGTTGAGTTCAGAGCAAAAAGACAAAATCGAAGAAACCATGAAACTAATAGGTCTAAAAGAACTTTATAATCTTGAAGCAGGGATTTTATCGCACGGTCAAAAACAGTGGCTAGAAATAGGAATGTTAATTATGCAAGAACCAAAACTTTTACTTGTGGATGAACCAGTTGCAGGAATGACACCACAAGAAGTGGAAAAAACAGCAGAAATTTTGACAAGTTTAGCTGTAAATAATGCAGTTGTAGTTGTGGAACATGATATGGAATTTATAAGAAGTATCGCAAAAAAAGTGACAGTTTTACATGAGGGTTCTGTTTTGGCTGAGGGTTCTATGGACTCAATCCAAAATAACGAAAAAGTGCGAAAAGTTTACCTAGGGGAATAA
- the urtE gene encoding urea ABC transporter ATP-binding subunit UrtE has protein sequence MLKLEKINQYYGQSHTLWDLDLEIKKGRCTCLMGRNGVGKTTISKVIMGLLPIKDGKIIYEGNDISKLSDFQRAGIAIGYVPQGREIFSQLTVKENLEIGVMTNRNKIKKIPDKIYDLFPVLKDMANRKGGDLSGGQQQQLAIGRALCIDPNFLILDEPSEGIQPNIVAQIGQVIDYLTKEEQITVLLVEQKLPFARRHGDDFYVIDRGSVVANGEIVQLSDEIIRKYMSV, from the coding sequence ATGTTAAAACTAGAAAAAATAAACCAATATTACGGACAAAGCCACACTTTATGGGATTTGGATTTAGAGATAAAAAAAGGAAGATGCACTTGTCTTATGGGAAGAAATGGAGTTGGAAAAACAACTATCAGTAAAGTAATTATGGGATTACTTCCTATAAAAGATGGAAAAATAATCTATGAGGGAAATGACATCTCAAAACTTTCAGACTTCCAAAGAGCAGGAATTGCAATAGGTTATGTTCCACAAGGAAGAGAGATTTTCTCACAGCTAACTGTAAAAGAAAATCTTGAAATTGGAGTGATGACAAATAGAAATAAAATCAAAAAAATCCCAGATAAAATCTACGATTTATTTCCAGTTCTAAAAGATATGGCAAATAGAAAAGGTGGAGATTTAAGTGGAGGTCAACAACAGCAGTTAGCAATTGGAAGAGCTTTATGTATCGACCCAAACTTTCTAATTCTAGATGAACCAAGTGAAGGAATCCAACCAAATATCGTAGCTCAAATAGGACAAGTTATTGATTATCTAACCAAAGAAGAACAAATCACAGTATTGCTAGTAGAGCAAAAACTACCCTTTGCAAGAAGACATGGTGATGACTTTTATGTAATAGATAGGGGAAGTGTTGTGGCAAATGGTGAGATAGTGCAACTTAGTGATGAGATTATTAGGAAGTATATGTCAGTATAA
- a CDS encoding urease accessory protein UreD, with the protein MSIKFAFKDDKFSLDKLQLPSRHYYFNDNENYIKLLNIGEGIFPKDKIRTSLNLDNSNLILTTESATKIYQSQKEYGIQKIDIVLKNNSNLEFINDELILYKDSRYIQFFNLKSDENSTFFYTDILSRGRSFENFDFSKMKIKNRFFENEKLEYIEKFDILGDELKDYITRKNSVNFIFAKFYIKTNHNEQFLNSLHLENFESFSYSKQKKIILGSISSNNMFELKTKITKVWELYRKQLNKKSFNLGKQ; encoded by the coding sequence ATGAGTATTAAATTTGCTTTTAAAGATGACAAATTTTCTTTAGATAAATTACAACTTCCCTCAAGACACTATTATTTTAACGATAATGAAAATTATATAAAGTTATTAAATATTGGAGAAGGAATTTTTCCAAAGGATAAAATCAGAACATCTTTAAACCTTGATAATTCAAATTTAATCTTAACAACCGAATCAGCTACAAAAATCTATCAGTCACAAAAAGAGTATGGAATCCAAAAAATTGATATTGTTTTGAAAAATAACTCAAATTTAGAGTTTATAAATGATGAGTTGATTTTATATAAAGACTCTCGATATATTCAGTTTTTTAATCTAAAAAGCGATGAAAATTCAACTTTCTTTTACACTGATATTTTGAGTCGTGGAAGAAGTTTTGAGAATTTTGATTTCTCAAAAATGAAAATAAAAAACAGATTTTTTGAAAATGAAAAACTAGAATATATAGAAAAATTCGATATTTTAGGTGATGAATTAAAAGATTATATCACTAGAAAAAACAGTGTTAATTTCATTTTTGCAAAGTTTTATATAAAAACTAACCATAATGAGCAATTTTTAAACAGCTTACATCTAGAAAATTTTGAGAGTTTTTCATATAGTAAACAAAAAAAAATTATTCTAGGTTCTATTAGTTCGAATAATATGTTTGAACTAAAAACAAAAATTACAAAAGTTTGGGAACTATATAGAAAACAATTAAATAAAAAGAGTTTTAATTTAGGTAAACAATAA